Proteins from a genomic interval of Streptomyces fodineus:
- a CDS encoding LysR family transcriptional regulator ArgP, with product MMTELPLDQVRTLLAVVDEGTFDAAAAALHVTPSAVSQRVKALEQRTGRVLLQRTKPVRPTESGAVLVRYARQLARLERDAWGELGLSGAGEPTRVSVAVNADSLATWFLPALTRVAGLCFELHREDEDHTAALLREGLVMAAVTTASDPVPGCTVRPLGRMRYLPTAAPEFTAAHLRGRPLADALPEAPVVVFDRKDDFQDGFVRRLGGGSAGPLRHLVPTSEGFLDAVVAGLGWGMVPEVQAGPLLAAGRLVLLAAGEWMDATLYWQQWRLDSPALAALAEAVTATAAEALRR from the coding sequence GTGATGACGGAGCTTCCCCTGGACCAGGTGCGGACGCTGCTCGCCGTGGTGGACGAGGGCACCTTCGACGCCGCCGCGGCCGCCCTGCATGTGACGCCGTCTGCGGTCAGCCAGCGGGTCAAGGCGCTCGAACAGCGCACCGGCCGGGTGCTGCTGCAGCGCACCAAACCGGTACGGCCCACGGAGTCGGGCGCGGTGCTGGTGCGGTACGCCCGGCAGCTGGCCCGGCTGGAGCGGGACGCCTGGGGTGAGCTGGGGCTGAGCGGTGCCGGGGAGCCGACGCGGGTGTCGGTGGCGGTGAACGCGGACTCACTGGCGACCTGGTTCCTGCCGGCGCTGACCCGCGTGGCGGGCCTCTGCTTCGAACTGCACCGGGAGGACGAGGACCACACCGCCGCCCTGCTGCGCGAGGGCCTGGTGATGGCGGCCGTGACCACCGCGTCCGATCCGGTGCCGGGCTGCACCGTCCGGCCGCTCGGGCGGATGCGCTATCTGCCCACCGCCGCACCGGAGTTCACCGCGGCCCACCTGCGCGGACGGCCCCTCGCGGACGCGCTGCCCGAGGCCCCCGTCGTGGTTTTCGACCGCAAGGACGACTTCCAGGACGGCTTCGTACGCCGGCTGGGCGGTGGCTCCGCCGGCCCGCTCCGGCACCTCGTGCCCACCTCGGAGGGCTTCCTGGACGCGGTCGTCGCGGGGCTCGGCTGGGGCATGGTGCCGGAGGTGCAGGCCGGCCCGCTGCTGGCGGCGGGCCGGCTGGTGCTCCTCGCGGCCGGGGAATGGATGGACGCCACGCTGTACTGGCAGCAGTGGCGGCTCGACTCCCCCGCGCTGGCCGCACTGGCCGAGGCGGTGACCGCGACGGCGGCCGAGGCGCTGCGCCGCTGA
- a CDS encoding LysE/ArgO family amino acid transporter encodes MNHALTAAAAGFGSGLSLIIAIGAQNAFVLRQGVRRDAVLAVVGICALSDAVLIALGVGGVGAVVVAWPGAVRAVGIVGGAFLLGYGALAARRVLRPAAAGLSTEGEAAGSRRRAVLTCLAMTWLNPHVYLDTVFLLGSLAADRGALRWTFGLGAALASLCWFAALGFGARLLGRFLTRPAAWRVLDGLVAVTMLALGATLLAGS; translated from the coding sequence ATGAACCACGCACTGACCGCCGCGGCCGCCGGATTCGGCAGCGGCCTCTCCCTGATCATCGCCATCGGCGCCCAGAACGCCTTCGTCCTGCGGCAGGGGGTGCGCCGGGACGCGGTCCTCGCCGTGGTGGGCATATGCGCCCTGTCCGACGCGGTGCTCATCGCGCTCGGCGTAGGCGGGGTCGGGGCCGTCGTGGTGGCCTGGCCGGGCGCGGTCCGCGCGGTCGGGATCGTCGGCGGTGCCTTCCTGCTCGGCTACGGCGCCCTCGCCGCCCGCCGGGTGCTCAGGCCCGCCGCGGCCGGACTGAGCACCGAGGGGGAGGCCGCGGGCTCCCGCCGCCGGGCGGTGCTCACCTGTCTGGCGATGACCTGGCTCAATCCGCATGTCTACCTGGACACCGTCTTCCTGCTCGGCTCCCTCGCCGCCGACCGGGGCGCGCTGCGCTGGACCTTCGGACTCGGCGCCGCGCTCGCCAGCCTGTGCTGGTTCGCCGCGCTCGGCTTCGGCGCCCGGCTGCTCGGCCGCTTCCTGACCCGGCCGGCGGCCTGGCGGGTCCTGGACGGCCTGGTCGCCGTCACCATGCTGGCGCTCGGCGCCACGCTCCTGGCCGGATCCTGA
- a CDS encoding MFS transporter has translation MDTSESSTTDPGSAPDTAAPPRRGWRRWAMDTRPLSIPAYRRLWTSTIVTAVGSQLTAVAVPKQIYDITHSSAWVGYASLAGLVPMVAFALWGGAVADTVDRRKLLLVTNSGIAVTSLLFWAQAVTGLDSVVVLMVLLALQQAFFGLNSPARNASIARLVPAGQLPAANALGSTVMQTGLVAGPLLAGVLIPVIGLPELYLIDAVALCVTVWAVFRLPALPPLGAVAARRAGMREIAAGFRYISRHKVLLLSFLADIVAMVLGMPRALFPQLAAQTYHSYGEGLALGVLFAGIPVGAVLGGLFSGVFSRARRHGWMVIGAVVGWGVAIAGSGLSGNLWVALAFLAAAGVADMVSMVFRGAILLSAATDEMRGRMQGVFTVVVAGGPRLADVLHGTAGSVFGPRAAVAGGGALVVVVMLALAAAVPALRRYRI, from the coding sequence GTGGACACGAGCGAGAGCAGCACCACCGATCCCGGCTCCGCGCCGGACACGGCGGCCCCGCCCCGGCGCGGCTGGCGCCGCTGGGCGATGGACACCCGGCCCCTGAGCATCCCCGCCTACCGGCGCCTGTGGACGTCGACCATCGTCACCGCCGTCGGCAGCCAGCTCACCGCCGTCGCCGTGCCCAAGCAGATCTACGACATCACGCACTCCTCCGCCTGGGTCGGCTACGCCAGCCTGGCCGGCCTCGTGCCCATGGTGGCGTTCGCCCTGTGGGGAGGCGCGGTCGCCGACACCGTGGACCGCCGCAAGCTGCTGCTGGTCACCAACTCCGGCATCGCGGTGACCTCGCTGCTGTTTTGGGCGCAGGCCGTCACCGGGCTGGACTCGGTCGTCGTACTGATGGTGCTGCTCGCCCTGCAGCAGGCGTTCTTCGGGCTCAACTCCCCCGCCCGCAACGCCTCCATCGCCCGGCTGGTCCCGGCCGGGCAACTGCCGGCGGCCAACGCGCTCGGCTCCACCGTGATGCAGACCGGCCTGGTGGCGGGTCCGCTGCTCGCCGGTGTGCTGATCCCGGTCATCGGGCTGCCCGAGCTGTACCTCATCGACGCCGTGGCACTGTGCGTGACCGTGTGGGCCGTCTTCCGGCTGCCCGCGCTGCCACCGCTCGGCGCGGTCGCCGCCCGCCGGGCCGGGATGCGCGAGATAGCCGCCGGGTTCCGGTACATATCCCGGCACAAGGTGCTGCTGCTGTCCTTCCTGGCGGACATCGTCGCCATGGTCCTCGGCATGCCCCGGGCCCTGTTCCCGCAGCTGGCCGCGCAGACCTACCACTCCTACGGCGAAGGGCTCGCGCTCGGCGTGCTCTTCGCCGGCATCCCGGTCGGCGCGGTGCTCGGCGGTCTGTTCTCCGGGGTGTTCTCCCGGGCCCGCCGGCACGGCTGGATGGTCATCGGGGCGGTCGTCGGCTGGGGTGTGGCCATCGCCGGGTCAGGGCTGAGCGGCAACCTCTGGGTGGCGCTGGCCTTCCTCGCCGCGGCCGGCGTCGCCGACATGGTCTCGATGGTGTTCCGCGGGGCGATCCTGCTGTCGGCGGCGACCGACGAGATGCGCGGCCGGATGCAGGGCGTGTTCACGGTGGTCGTCGCGGGCGGGCCGCGGCTGGCCGACGTGCTGCACGGCACGGCCGGCTCGGTGTTCGGCCCGCGTGCCGCGGTGGCGGGCGGCGGCGCCCTGGTCGTCGTCGTGATGCTCGCGCTGGCCGCGGCCGTACCGGCGCTGCGCCGCTACCGGATCTGA
- a CDS encoding cyclic nucleotide-binding domain-containing protein, with amino-acid sequence MTKAIKLLTALPQAQRERLMELAEEVSFPEDTRIFEAGGTADRFWVIRSGAVHLDTQVTARQRVTVATLGAGDLLGWSWLFPPYQWDFGAVAFSNVRAYEFDGPSVLAVCVEDPLLGLSLVRTVAEILANRLETTRGKLMDQYAIQRRTGPL; translated from the coding sequence ATGACCAAAGCGATAAAACTGCTGACCGCCCTGCCTCAGGCGCAACGTGAGCGCCTGATGGAACTGGCCGAGGAGGTCTCTTTCCCGGAGGACACCCGCATCTTCGAGGCGGGCGGCACCGCCGACCGGTTCTGGGTGATCCGTTCGGGGGCGGTCCACCTGGACACGCAGGTCACCGCCCGGCAGCGGGTGACGGTGGCCACGCTCGGCGCGGGCGACCTGCTCGGCTGGTCCTGGCTGTTCCCGCCGTACCAGTGGGACTTCGGCGCGGTGGCCTTCAGCAACGTACGGGCCTACGAGTTCGACGGGCCCTCCGTGCTCGCGGTGTGCGTGGAGGATCCGCTGCTCGGGCTCTCGCTGGTGCGCACGGTGGCCGAGATCCTCGCCAACCGCCTGGAGACCACCCGGGGCAAGCTGATGGACCAGTACGCCATCCAGCGGCGCACCGGCCCGCTGTAG
- a CDS encoding ATP-binding protein — MRDKLRMSSCATRPQTACRLPCRPADARRKVQRVVAERCRARALPCGAEAMEDALLVTSELTTNAILHGGGITGFDVDVDSGGVRVSVSDRSDALPVAAPPADDGGHARVGGRGWPIVCRLARDVRVAELPCGGKRITVVVPLHH, encoded by the coding sequence ATGCGTGACAAGCTCCGGATGAGCTCCTGCGCGACGCGGCCGCAAACGGCGTGCCGATTGCCGTGCCGGCCGGCCGACGCCCGCAGGAAAGTGCAGCGCGTGGTGGCCGAACGGTGCCGGGCCCGCGCCCTCCCGTGCGGTGCCGAGGCCATGGAGGACGCCCTGCTGGTCACCTCGGAACTCACCACCAACGCCATCCTGCACGGCGGCGGCATCACCGGCTTCGACGTCGACGTCGACTCCGGCGGCGTACGGGTGTCGGTGAGCGACCGCAGTGACGCGCTGCCGGTGGCCGCACCGCCCGCCGACGACGGCGGCCACGCCCGGGTCGGCGGCCGCGGCTGGCCCATCGTGTGCCGGCTGGCACGGGACGTACGGGTCGCGGAGCTGCCCTGCGGGGGCAAGCGCATCACGGTCGTCGTACCGCTGCACCACTGA